A single Alcanivorax borkumensis SK2 DNA region contains:
- the acnA gene encoding aconitate hydratase AcnA: MTRIGQDTLNSKKTLQANGKTYHYFDINAVADKGWGDLSKLPFSLKVLLENLLRFEDGNSVTGADIEAVMRWLEQKRSDKEINYRPARVLMQDFTGVPGVVDLAAMRDAIKKAGGDPGRINPLTPVDLVIDHSVMVDKFGNPQAFEENVEIEYQRNRERYQFLRWGQKAFNNFRVVPPGTGICHQVNLEYLAKGVWSSESEDGNTYAYPDTLVGTDSHTTMINGLGVLGWGVGGIEAEAAMLGQPIAMLIPEVIGFKISGKLREGITATDLVLTVTEMLRRRGVVGKFVEFFGDGLADLTLADRATIANMAPEYGATCGFFPIDERTIEYMKLTGRDEDTIALVQAYCKAQGLWRSSSDPDPEFTDVLELDLNDVVPSLAGPKRPQDRVPLTSVKRTFIDVVTDTLKLNDEEISKLEGEGGQTAVGNHEPSGGDVPITIDGHKHHLSHGDVVIAAITSCTNTSNPSVMLAAGLVAKKAAEKGMNRKPWVKTSLAPGSKVVTDYLNVTGLQEPLNKIGFDLVGYGCTTCIGNSGPLPLEIDKAISDGDLVVASVLSGNRNFEGRVHQSVRTNWLASPPLVVAYALAGTVKIDLASDPLGNDKEGNAVYLKDIWPSSDEIQAELVKINDDMFRSQYASVFEGDEIWQSLPIPDSQTYDWDSSSTYIQNPPFFDGLTAEMDDVEPVKNARILAMLGDSITTDHISPAGAIKADSPAGHYLQGHDVEPIDFNSYGSRRGNHEVMMRGTFANIRIRNEMTPDIEGGFTKHLPQGEEISIYGAAMRYQNDGIPTVVVAGKEYGTGSSRDWAAKGTNLLGAKAVIAESYERIHRSNLIGMGVLPLQFPEGTDRKTLNLDGTEEVDIPDLNNNLKPGDTITVIFRRDGKEQKVAAISRLDTAAEVEYYKNGGILHYVLRQMMQ; encoded by the coding sequence GTGACACGGATTGGCCAGGACACCCTTAACAGCAAAAAAACGCTGCAAGCCAACGGCAAGACTTATCATTACTTCGATATCAATGCAGTCGCCGACAAAGGCTGGGGTGATCTCAGCAAGCTCCCCTTTTCCCTCAAAGTCCTTCTCGAGAATCTACTCCGCTTTGAAGACGGTAACAGCGTCACCGGTGCCGACATTGAAGCCGTAATGCGCTGGCTGGAGCAGAAACGCTCCGACAAGGAAATCAATTACCGGCCTGCCCGAGTGCTGATGCAAGACTTTACCGGCGTACCCGGTGTTGTGGACCTAGCCGCCATGCGTGACGCCATTAAGAAGGCCGGTGGTGACCCTGGCCGCATTAACCCGTTAACACCGGTAGATCTGGTCATCGACCATTCGGTGATGGTAGACAAGTTCGGCAACCCACAGGCTTTCGAAGAAAACGTGGAGATCGAGTATCAGCGCAACCGGGAGCGTTATCAGTTCCTGCGCTGGGGTCAGAAAGCCTTCAACAACTTCCGCGTGGTCCCACCGGGCACCGGCATCTGCCACCAAGTAAACTTGGAATACCTAGCCAAAGGAGTGTGGTCGTCCGAATCTGAGGACGGCAACACCTATGCCTACCCCGACACCCTAGTGGGCACCGACTCCCATACCACCATGATCAACGGCTTGGGCGTGCTGGGCTGGGGCGTGGGCGGCATCGAAGCTGAAGCCGCTATGCTAGGCCAGCCCATTGCCATGCTGATTCCCGAAGTTATCGGCTTCAAAATCAGCGGCAAACTCCGTGAAGGCATCACCGCTACTGACCTAGTACTTACCGTCACCGAGATGCTGCGCCGGCGTGGTGTAGTAGGCAAATTCGTGGAATTCTTTGGCGACGGACTGGCCGATCTAACCTTGGCCGACCGCGCCACCATCGCCAACATGGCCCCGGAATATGGCGCTACCTGCGGCTTCTTCCCCATCGACGAGCGCACCATCGAGTACATGAAACTGACGGGCCGAGACGAAGACACCATTGCGCTAGTGCAGGCCTACTGCAAGGCACAAGGCCTGTGGCGCTCCAGCAGCGATCCAGACCCAGAGTTCACGGACGTACTGGAGCTAGACCTGAACGATGTGGTTCCTAGCCTGGCCGGCCCCAAACGCCCCCAGGACCGAGTGCCGCTCACCTCAGTCAAACGCACCTTCATCGACGTGGTCACCGACACGCTCAAACTCAATGACGAGGAAATCAGCAAGCTGGAAGGCGAAGGGGGCCAAACCGCCGTGGGCAACCACGAACCCAGCGGCGGAGATGTGCCCATCACCATCGATGGCCACAAGCACCATTTAAGCCATGGCGATGTGGTGATTGCTGCCATCACCTCCTGTACCAACACCTCCAACCCCAGCGTTATGCTAGCCGCCGGACTAGTAGCAAAAAAAGCCGCCGAGAAAGGCATGAACCGCAAACCCTGGGTAAAAACCTCACTGGCCCCCGGCTCTAAGGTCGTGACCGATTATCTAAATGTCACCGGCCTGCAAGAACCACTCAACAAAATCGGTTTCGACTTGGTGGGCTACGGCTGCACCACCTGCATCGGCAACTCCGGACCACTGCCACTAGAAATCGACAAGGCCATTTCCGACGGTGACCTGGTAGTGGCCTCTGTGCTCTCCGGTAACCGTAACTTCGAAGGCCGGGTTCATCAGAGCGTGCGCACCAACTGGCTAGCTTCTCCGCCATTGGTGGTGGCTTATGCCTTGGCCGGCACCGTAAAAATTGACCTGGCTTCCGACCCCCTCGGCAATGACAAAGAGGGTAACGCGGTTTACCTGAAAGACATCTGGCCCAGCTCCGATGAAATTCAAGCGGAACTGGTGAAGATCAACGACGACATGTTCCGTAGCCAGTACGCCAGCGTGTTCGAAGGTGATGAAATCTGGCAGAGCCTGCCTATCCCGGATTCTCAAACCTACGACTGGGACAGCAGCTCCACCTACATTCAGAACCCGCCCTTCTTCGACGGACTCACCGCCGAGATGGACGATGTAGAGCCAGTGAAAAACGCGCGCATCTTAGCGATGTTAGGTGATTCCATCACCACCGACCACATCTCCCCCGCTGGGGCTATCAAAGCGGATTCTCCCGCCGGGCATTACCTGCAAGGGCACGATGTGGAACCTATCGACTTTAACTCCTACGGATCACGTCGAGGGAATCACGAAGTGATGATGCGCGGGACCTTCGCCAACATCCGTATCCGCAACGAAATGACCCCCGACATCGAAGGTGGCTTTACAAAACACCTTCCTCAAGGCGAGGAAATTTCTATCTACGGCGCCGCCATGCGCTATCAGAACGACGGCATTCCCACTGTGGTGGTTGCGGGCAAAGAATACGGTACGGGTTCCAGCCGCGACTGGGCTGCCAAGGGCACCAACCTGCTCGGCGCTAAAGCGGTCATCGCTGAAAGCTACGAACGGATTCATCGCTCCAATCTGATTGGCATGGGCGTGCTTCCGCTGCAATTCCCAGAAGGTACTGACCGCAAAACGCTCAACCTGGACGGCACGGAAGAGGTGGATATTCCAGACCTGAACAATAACCTAAAACCCGGCGACACCATCACCGTGATATTCCGTCGCGATGGCAAGGAGCAGAAAGTGGCGGCCATCTCTCGCCTGGATACCGCAGCGGAAGTGGAGTATTACAAGAATGGCGGCATCCTCCATTACGTGTTGAGACAGATGATGCAGTAG
- a CDS encoding NYN domain-containing protein: MTGTNIETHSSQLTTTSLAVLIDADNTPPKIVDGLFEEIAKFGTASVKRIYGDWTKPNLGGWKSVLLKHSIQPIQQFAYTQGKNATDCSMIIDAMDLLYSKQLSGFCLVSSDSDFTRLAARLREEGLTVYGFGERKTPGPFVAACDKFIYTEVLRSDHAPQHTPDKPQSCEEPVNKEDPPLQLIANVIDDISDEEDWANLGTLGQHLSKRKPDFDTRLFGHKKLSDMIRAYPKWFQIQKGQGKSIQVKTLRK, from the coding sequence ATGACAGGCACAAACATAGAAACACACTCCTCTCAGTTGACCACCACGTCTCTGGCCGTGCTTATTGATGCAGACAACACACCGCCCAAGATTGTCGACGGCCTGTTCGAAGAGATTGCCAAGTTCGGCACCGCCAGTGTCAAGCGCATCTACGGCGACTGGACCAAACCTAACCTTGGAGGTTGGAAAAGCGTACTACTGAAACATTCGATACAGCCTATCCAGCAATTCGCCTACACCCAGGGGAAAAATGCTACCGATTGCAGCATGATCATCGATGCCATGGATCTGCTCTATAGCAAGCAACTATCTGGTTTCTGCCTAGTATCAAGTGACAGCGATTTTACTCGCCTAGCGGCGAGGTTAAGGGAAGAAGGACTGACCGTGTACGGTTTCGGGGAGCGTAAAACACCCGGCCCGTTTGTGGCCGCTTGTGATAAGTTTATCTATACCGAAGTATTACGCTCAGACCATGCCCCGCAACATACGCCCGACAAACCCCAATCCTGCGAAGAACCCGTTAATAAAGAGGATCCACCACTTCAGCTTATCGCCAACGTTATCGATGATATTTCTGATGAAGAGGATTGGGCGAATCTTGGCACCCTAGGCCAACATTTAAGCAAGCGTAAACCCGACTTTGACACCCGTCTGTTCGGCCACAAAAAACTCAGTGACATGATCCGCGCCTATCCCAAATGGTTCCAAATCCAGAAAGGGCAAGGCAAAAGCATTCAGGTCAAAACCCTGCGCAAATAA
- a CDS encoding M48 family metallopeptidase, producing MNSLRYITGYPTQIQQQAQVLLDQGKLGTYLHQRYPEKHDIQGDKALFQYATNLKQQYLRKAPPLSKAYYDAKLKTVSQALGMHTRQTRIHGNKLRSHNSLRIASQFKTAPEAFLRMIVIHELAHFKETEHNKAFYQLCSHMEPDYHQLELDTRLWLLWQDTDNS from the coding sequence ATGAATTCCCTGCGTTATATCACAGGCTATCCCACTCAAATTCAGCAGCAAGCACAAGTCCTTCTGGATCAGGGAAAACTGGGAACGTATCTGCATCAACGCTATCCAGAAAAACATGATATTCAAGGTGACAAAGCACTGTTCCAATACGCGACTAACCTTAAACAGCAATACCTTCGCAAAGCTCCGCCTCTGAGCAAGGCCTATTACGACGCCAAGCTGAAAACGGTTAGCCAAGCATTGGGGATGCATACCCGGCAAACCCGCATTCACGGTAACAAACTGCGCAGCCATAATAGCTTGCGTATCGCGAGCCAATTCAAAACGGCCCCGGAAGCTTTTTTACGCATGATCGTGATTCACGAGCTGGCTCATTTCAAAGAAACCGAGCACAACAAAGCGTTCTATCAACTGTGTTCACATATGGAACCGGACTACCATCAACTGGAACTGGACACCCGGCTCTGGTTACTCTGGCAAGATACCGACAACAGCTAA
- a CDS encoding TRAP transporter large permease, with the protein MITAAIILLVVLALMGAPLFAIILGAAALGFYTLEIELAVLHIDIYQLSNSVVLMALPLFTFAGFLLSESKTADRMLRLSQAAFGWMPGGMAFVALIACAFFTALTGGSGVTIVALGALLLPALVKGNYPEKFSLGLVTSSGSLGLLLVPSVPLLIYGIIAQQMSQQLDMPTVEIVDLYLAGLLPALLMIVLLYGYCVWATRGTDVPRQAFDFRELVDALWQARWELPLPLVVLGGIFSGFLVISEAAAVTALYVLVAEVFLYREISLRKLPTIMRDSMIMVGGILLILAVAQAFSDYLVYAGVPEELFALIQTHVESKITFLILLNILLLLLGALLDIFAALVIMVPLILPVALRYGIDPVHLGIIFVANMQIGYITPPVGMNLFIASYRFKKKVTELFAATIPFMLILIIALLMITYVPQLSLWLVR; encoded by the coding sequence ATGATTACAGCGGCGATTATCCTGCTGGTGGTATTGGCGTTAATGGGCGCGCCTTTGTTTGCCATTATTCTTGGCGCGGCAGCACTGGGGTTTTATACCCTAGAGATTGAGTTGGCAGTGCTGCACATCGATATCTATCAGCTCAGCAATTCTGTGGTGCTGATGGCATTGCCATTGTTTACGTTTGCGGGTTTTCTGCTGAGTGAATCGAAAACCGCTGATCGTATGTTGCGGCTAAGCCAAGCCGCCTTCGGCTGGATGCCCGGTGGCATGGCTTTTGTAGCGTTGATTGCCTGTGCTTTTTTTACCGCTTTAACCGGCGGCTCTGGCGTCACTATTGTGGCATTAGGGGCGCTGTTGCTGCCCGCGCTGGTGAAAGGCAATTACCCGGAAAAATTTAGCTTGGGTCTGGTGACCTCTTCAGGGAGTTTGGGCTTGCTATTGGTGCCGTCTGTGCCCCTGTTGATCTACGGCATTATTGCTCAGCAAATGTCTCAGCAATTGGACATGCCCACAGTGGAGATTGTCGATCTGTATCTGGCTGGCCTATTGCCCGCATTGCTGATGATCGTGCTACTTTACGGCTACTGTGTGTGGGCTACCCGCGGCACCGATGTACCCCGGCAGGCGTTTGATTTCCGTGAACTGGTGGATGCGTTATGGCAGGCTCGTTGGGAGCTGCCATTACCATTGGTGGTGCTGGGCGGAATCTTCTCCGGCTTTTTAGTCATTAGTGAGGCGGCGGCGGTGACGGCGCTGTATGTGCTGGTGGCGGAGGTGTTTCTGTATCGGGAAATTTCCCTGCGCAAGCTGCCGACAATTATGCGTGATTCCATGATCATGGTAGGCGGCATATTGTTGATTTTGGCGGTGGCGCAGGCGTTTTCTGACTACTTGGTGTATGCCGGTGTGCCAGAGGAGCTATTTGCTCTAATCCAAACGCATGTGGAAAGCAAAATCACCTTCCTGATCCTGCTTAATATTTTGCTGCTGTTATTGGGCGCGTTACTGGATATTTTTGCGGCGCTGGTGATCATGGTGCCACTGATTTTGCCGGTGGCGTTGCGCTACGGTATTGACCCTGTGCATCTGGGGATTATCTTCGTGGCGAACATGCAGATTGGCTATATCACCCCGCCGGTGGGTATGAATCTGTTTATTGCCAGTTACCGCTTCAAGAAGAAAGTTACGGAGCTGTTCGCGGCAACCATTCCTTTCATGCTGATATTGATTATCGCTTTGTTAATGATTACCTATGTACCGCAGTTGAGCTTGTGGCTGGTGCGCTGA
- a CDS encoding GNAT family N-acetyltransferase produces the protein MIRKWLEQLLRRNQHPIAPTRTATRHTPDEIRAQDTANTSNGPQVLLRPFQIRPMDSGDLGELLGVFRQAIQVSAADQYDQQQRDAWSRAQSHESLISALSEGEAVVAEWDNVLVGFAHRINDYINMLFVHPNAGREGIATLLYQHLEDGARMEGITELAAHVSLTAHGFFHFMGFTSEGQEEAERNGVSLARYPMRKPLI, from the coding sequence ATGATTCGAAAATGGTTGGAGCAATTGCTCCGTCGTAACCAACACCCTATTGCACCTACCCGCACGGCGACACGGCACACTCCGGACGAAATCAGGGCCCAGGACACAGCGAATACTAGTAACGGCCCACAGGTCCTATTGCGACCGTTTCAGATTCGGCCCATGGACAGTGGCGACTTGGGCGAACTGCTGGGAGTGTTCCGCCAAGCCATTCAGGTCAGTGCCGCCGATCAATACGACCAACAACAACGGGATGCCTGGAGCCGAGCACAAAGCCATGAGAGCCTGATTTCCGCTCTCAGTGAAGGCGAAGCGGTAGTGGCCGAATGGGATAACGTTCTGGTGGGCTTTGCCCACCGGATCAACGACTACATCAACATGCTGTTCGTACACCCGAATGCTGGCCGCGAGGGCATCGCCACTCTACTCTACCAACACTTGGAAGACGGCGCCCGGATGGAAGGCATCACTGAACTCGCCGCCCACGTCAGCCTCACCGCCCACGGCTTCTTCCATTTCATGGGCTTCACCAGCGAAGGGCAAGAAGAAGCCGAACGCAACGGCGTCAGCCTAGCCCGCTACCCCATGCGCAAGCCTCTGATCTGA
- a CDS encoding monovalent cation:proton antiporter-2 (CPA2) family protein produces the protein MHDTLTLTVVLLSSAVVAVVLFRRLGMPPILAYLLSGLAAGPFGFGWINDVEGIQHLAEFGIVFLLFTLGLEFSIPRLLTLRRIVFGAGPLQVVLTAAAVFAVMRLLGFQPMTAGITAGALALSSTAIVIRDLIGRGAVNTGYGRASTGILLFQDLAAVIMLVMLPVISTSNGNALWTMTGITLGKSLLLFAGIYVVGKWILPRLLEETGRTRSDEVFVMTALLLALVAAWVTHLMGLSMALGAFLAGMMLGESHFRHQIEADLRPFRDLLLGLFFISVGMLVDPNLFAEQWHWIILAAVSLMLFKAVLIFALLRLLGEPTDTATRSGLVLSQCGEFGFVLVALAVSHQVMSPGKAGLLVSITVLTMAVTPGLLQHSGKLSRRLLRPWMDIPKDSPVSDDITGHVILCGYGRVGQNLMRYLNRFHLKGVAVDMDLVRLQEASAAGEHILFGDASRKDILERAGIHRARLLVVTFDDARLAERIIHSCRDLNSKVRVLVRTRDDTHLDTLTAAGAAEVVPEVLEASLMLVAHALMMLDVPFERVLAMLRKTRRDRYRMLQGYYHGDSFPTSDSAGKPYRLLHAVTLSDKARSIGLSIHDCALRDVEIRAVKRNEQTRERPDDTLRLEQGDTVILYGPLEAVEAAEVRLLGG, from the coding sequence ATGCATGACACCCTGACACTTACTGTGGTCCTACTCAGCAGCGCGGTGGTAGCCGTGGTGCTTTTTCGCCGTCTGGGCATGCCGCCCATTCTTGCCTACCTGCTGTCCGGTCTGGCCGCTGGGCCATTCGGCTTTGGCTGGATCAACGATGTGGAAGGCATTCAGCATCTGGCGGAATTCGGCATCGTCTTTTTGCTGTTCACCCTGGGGCTGGAATTTTCCATCCCCCGCCTGTTGACCTTGCGCCGCATTGTGTTTGGCGCCGGGCCACTGCAAGTGGTTCTGACCGCAGCGGCGGTATTCGCGGTGATGCGCCTGTTGGGTTTTCAGCCCATGACCGCCGGGATTACCGCCGGGGCCCTGGCACTGTCCTCCACCGCCATTGTGATCCGTGACCTGATCGGCCGTGGCGCCGTAAATACCGGTTACGGACGAGCCTCCACCGGCATCCTGCTGTTTCAGGATCTGGCGGCGGTGATCATGCTGGTGATGCTCCCCGTGATCAGCACCAGCAACGGCAACGCCCTGTGGACCATGACCGGTATCACCCTGGGAAAATCCCTTCTGCTGTTTGCCGGCATTTACGTGGTGGGCAAATGGATACTGCCACGACTGCTGGAAGAAACCGGCCGCACCCGCTCCGATGAAGTCTTTGTGATGACCGCCCTGTTACTGGCACTGGTGGCCGCCTGGGTCACTCACTTGATGGGTCTATCCATGGCGCTAGGCGCTTTTCTGGCTGGCATGATGTTGGGGGAAAGCCATTTTCGCCACCAGATCGAAGCAGACCTGCGCCCCTTCCGCGATCTGCTGCTGGGGCTATTTTTTATCAGTGTGGGCATGCTGGTAGACCCAAACCTGTTCGCCGAGCAATGGCACTGGATCATCCTCGCGGCCGTGTCCCTAATGCTGTTCAAGGCGGTGCTAATCTTTGCCTTGCTACGCCTGTTGGGTGAACCCACCGACACCGCGACTCGTAGTGGCCTGGTTTTATCCCAGTGTGGCGAGTTCGGCTTTGTACTGGTGGCCCTGGCGGTGTCGCATCAGGTTATGTCACCGGGGAAAGCCGGTCTACTGGTTTCTATTACCGTGCTGACCATGGCGGTAACCCCGGGGCTGCTGCAACACAGCGGCAAACTGAGCCGCCGCCTGCTACGCCCCTGGATGGACATCCCCAAAGACAGCCCGGTCTCCGACGATATCACCGGCCATGTCATCCTGTGCGGCTACGGCCGGGTAGGTCAGAATCTGATGCGTTACCTGAACCGTTTCCATCTCAAAGGCGTGGCGGTAGACATGGATCTGGTGCGCCTGCAGGAAGCCAGCGCCGCCGGGGAACATATCCTGTTCGGCGACGCCAGCCGCAAGGATATCCTTGAGCGCGCCGGCATTCATCGTGCCCGCCTGTTGGTGGTGACCTTTGATGATGCCCGTCTGGCAGAGCGTATCATCCATAGCTGCCGGGACCTGAATAGCAAGGTGCGGGTTCTGGTGCGTACCCGCGATGACACCCACCTGGACACACTCACCGCCGCCGGCGCCGCCGAGGTAGTTCCCGAAGTGCTGGAAGCCTCCCTGATGCTGGTGGCCCACGCCCTGATGATGCTAGACGTACCTTTTGAAAGGGTGCTTGCAATGCTGCGCAAAACCCGCCGTGATCGTTACCGCATGCTGCAGGGCTATTACCATGGCGACTCTTTTCCCACCAGCGACAGCGCCGGCAAACCCTACCGGCTACTGCACGCGGTGACCTTGAGCGATAAAGCCCGCAGCATTGGCTTGAGCATCCATGATTGCGCCTTGCGGGATGTGGAAATCCGCGCAGTAAAACGCAATGAACAAACCCGGGAAAGACCGGACGACACCTTGCGGCTGGAGCAGGGAGACACAGTGATTCTCTATGGCCCCCTGGAAGCTGTGGAAGCCGCCGAAGTCCGCTTGCTGGGAGGCTAA
- a CDS encoding TRAP transporter small permease — MMAALLRRVHRALHHIEDGLIVAVLLFMILLAVAQIVLRNFFGTSLVWIEPLLQNAVLWIGLLGAMIASRNDEHIRIDVASSLLPEKYHPFLTTFVDLFTAFICLLVAWYSVQFVIEEYEYATPAFASVPSWLLQAIIPVGFSVMALRYVVLFAMGLIGKRPKMQELTP; from the coding sequence ATGATGGCTGCACTATTACGTAGGGTGCATCGCGCCCTTCATCATATCGAGGACGGCCTTATTGTGGCCGTTCTTTTGTTTATGATTCTGCTGGCTGTGGCGCAAATTGTGTTGCGTAACTTTTTTGGTACCAGCTTGGTATGGATTGAGCCCTTACTGCAGAACGCGGTGCTGTGGATTGGTTTGTTAGGAGCCATGATCGCTTCACGTAATGATGAGCACATTCGCATTGATGTGGCTTCATCGTTATTGCCAGAAAAATATCACCCGTTCCTGACTACATTTGTAGACCTGTTTACCGCCTTTATCTGTTTGTTGGTTGCTTGGTACAGCGTGCAATTCGTGATTGAAGAATATGAGTACGCCACGCCAGCGTTTGCCAGTGTGCCCAGCTGGTTGTTGCAAGCGATTATTCCAGTGGGCTTCTCGGTCATGGCCTTGCGCTATGTGGTGTTGTTTGCGATGGGGTTGATTGGTAAACGGCCGAAGATGCAGGAGCTGACGCCATGA
- a CDS encoding endo alpha-1,4 polygalactosaminidase gives MSTSLGLLTGAITSLLDPQEVAQPRYQPTVETTWQIQLQGATNTGYQADLYILDLFDTPQSVITDLQASGRKVICYFSAGTYEEWREDEGRFTAADKGGQLDNWPGERWLNTRSTNVRSIMVDRLTLAAEKGCDGVDPDNVDGYSNQTGFPLTYDSQLDYNRFLFNQAQSMGLAVSLKNDVEQVADLIDYVDFAVNESCHEWQECHRLLPFVEAGKPVFHIDYIYSQDPDGHAIHCQHMGSLGYRSLTLPVALDDSYRFSCD, from the coding sequence ATGAGTACATCTCTAGGCCTGTTAACAGGCGCGATTACCAGCCTGCTGGACCCGCAGGAAGTGGCACAGCCACGTTACCAGCCAACAGTGGAAACCACCTGGCAAATCCAACTGCAAGGCGCCACCAATACCGGTTACCAAGCCGACCTGTATATACTCGATCTATTCGACACCCCGCAATCCGTCATCACTGACCTGCAGGCCAGCGGTCGTAAGGTAATCTGCTACTTCTCGGCGGGCACCTATGAAGAATGGCGAGAAGATGAAGGGCGTTTCACTGCGGCAGACAAAGGAGGCCAGCTGGACAACTGGCCCGGCGAACGCTGGTTGAATACCCGCTCTACCAATGTCCGCAGCATCATGGTGGATCGCCTAACACTGGCGGCGGAGAAAGGTTGCGACGGAGTAGACCCAGACAACGTTGATGGTTACAGCAACCAAACCGGCTTTCCCCTCACCTATGACAGCCAGCTGGATTACAATCGTTTCTTGTTTAACCAGGCTCAATCCATGGGCCTGGCGGTATCACTGAAAAACGACGTGGAACAGGTCGCAGACCTGATCGACTATGTAGATTTTGCAGTGAACGAATCCTGTCACGAATGGCAAGAATGCCACCGGCTATTGCCATTCGTGGAGGCCGGCAAACCAGTGTTTCATATCGACTATATCTACAGTCAAGACCCCGATGGCCATGCCATCCATTGTCAACATATGGGCAGCTTGGGCTATCGCTCGCTGACCCTGCCAGTGGCGCTGGACGACAGTTACCGCTTTAGCTGCGACTAA
- a CDS encoding Csu type fimbrial protein has product MKRLMLALFFLIAPLKLLAAIQCSIDNSPTLDFGATDPFMAGPLNANTQIQWSCSRGIGVLESIPFKMCIYVAADNDGGILPRNLRPANPGPAIPFNVYTLLVGGTIIQPSTNAIEVQVDMSRAFQYSDSDTVNIFGIVPGPLPGNALAGENRASMVNSQVTRIGTNQSCNTTSGLPLTNYTLNANLAIQNQCSITANDLNFGTQSSPLPQTDSDTFIDVRCTNTSPFTVGLSDGLNPSGGSRRMRDGSQFVSYGLFQDAARSIPWDSTTNRKGATGLGTSTSIMMSVFGRIPAAPSTPPGNYTDTITVDIEF; this is encoded by the coding sequence ATGAAACGGTTAATGTTGGCGCTCTTTTTCCTGATAGCACCACTTAAATTGCTCGCGGCTATTCAGTGCAGTATTGATAACTCACCAACCCTTGATTTTGGTGCTACGGATCCGTTCATGGCCGGCCCCCTCAACGCCAACACCCAGATCCAGTGGTCATGTTCTCGGGGGATTGGAGTTCTTGAGAGCATCCCTTTTAAAATGTGCATTTATGTGGCTGCAGACAACGATGGCGGCATCCTTCCACGCAACCTCAGGCCGGCCAATCCTGGCCCGGCCATCCCTTTTAATGTTTACACTTTGCTTGTCGGCGGTACCATTATCCAGCCATCGACAAACGCCATTGAAGTTCAAGTAGACATGTCCAGAGCTTTCCAGTATTCAGACAGCGACACTGTCAATATTTTCGGAATTGTCCCCGGCCCACTGCCCGGCAATGCCCTTGCAGGCGAAAACAGAGCCAGTATGGTAAATTCACAGGTCACCCGCATCGGCACCAATCAGTCATGTAACACTACTAGCGGTTTACCGCTGACGAACTACACTCTGAATGCAAATCTAGCCATCCAGAACCAATGCAGCATAACCGCCAATGACCTAAATTTTGGCACCCAAAGTTCACCTCTGCCACAGACGGACAGTGACACGTTTATTGATGTGCGCTGCACCAATACCAGCCCGTTTACGGTCGGGTTAAGCGACGGACTGAACCCCTCCGGCGGCTCGCGAAGAATGCGCGACGGCAGCCAGTTCGTCAGCTACGGTCTGTTCCAGGACGCCGCCAGAAGCATTCCCTGGGACAGCACCACAAATCGCAAAGGGGCCACGGGGCTTGGCACTAGCACCAGTATCATGATGAGTGTATTTGGCCGCATTCCCGCCGCCCCCTCCACCCCTCCGGGTAATTACACGGATACCATCACCGTAGACATTGAGTTTTAG
- a CDS encoding lysophospholipid acyltransferase family protein has protein sequence MSSPSDSDYPRRGNTFSRSLASGFLRLAGWRVTNPMPAVPKAVIIGGPHTSNWDGIYTLAAMMQLGLDAHVMIKDSAFKGPFGTMLRWMGALPIARHKAGSVVEQTVEQFNRHDKLVMVVAPEGTRGGAAQWKTGFYRIAQKAGVPIVVATADYAKKEITFARVIEPCGDVEKDLTEIFECYAAIHPRHPDKLSAPLKAIRDREKSVGR, from the coding sequence ATGTCATCACCCTCGGATTCTGATTACCCCCGTAGGGGCAATACGTTCTCTCGGTCTCTGGCGAGCGGTTTTCTGCGCCTAGCGGGGTGGCGGGTAACCAACCCCATGCCGGCGGTGCCCAAGGCGGTGATTATTGGTGGGCCGCATACCTCCAACTGGGATGGTATCTACACCTTAGCAGCGATGATGCAGCTGGGGTTAGATGCCCATGTGATGATCAAGGATAGCGCCTTCAAGGGGCCCTTTGGGACGATGCTGCGCTGGATGGGGGCGTTGCCCATTGCCCGGCATAAGGCGGGCAGTGTCGTTGAGCAGACCGTGGAGCAGTTTAATCGTCACGATAAGTTGGTGATGGTAGTGGCACCAGAGGGCACTCGAGGTGGTGCGGCACAGTGGAAAACTGGCTTTTACCGTATCGCTCAGAAGGCGGGCGTGCCCATTGTGGTAGCCACCGCGGATTATGCTAAAAAAGAAATTACCTTTGCCCGTGTTATCGAACCGTGCGGGGATGTGGAAAAAGACCTAACCGAAATTTTTGAATGCTATGCCGCTATTCACCCGCGTCATCCAGATAAGTTATCCGCGCCGTTGAAAGCCATTCGTGATAGAGAGAAGAGTGTTGGGCGCTAA